A genomic stretch from Candidatus Omnitrophota bacterium includes:
- a CDS encoding ORF6N domain-containing protein has translation MKGLKPQDLVEDKIYIIRGHKIILSTHLAGLYHVKAKALIQAVKRNIDRFPGDFMFRLTWDETAALRSQIVTLKSDEAATGKHIKYLPYAFTEQGVAMLSSVLNSKRAIQVNIAIMRAFVKLRQVLSTHKEFAYKLNELERKVENHDQEIRSIFEAIRQLMAAPPEKPKRRIGFRQN, from the coding sequence ATGAAAGGTTTGAAACCGCAGGACTTGGTAGAGGATAAGATTTATATAATTCGCGGGCATAAGATTATACTAAGCACCCACCTGGCAGGGTTGTATCATGTGAAAGCTAAGGCGCTGATTCAGGCGGTAAAAAGAAATATTGACCGATTTCCCGGTGATTTCATGTTCCGGTTAACGTGGGATGAGACCGCGGCTTTAAGGTCACAGATTGTGACCTTAAAGAGCGATGAGGCCGCCACAGGTAAACATATCAAATATTTGCCATATGCTTTTACGGAACAGGGTGTCGCCATGCTCTCAAGTGTACTTAATAGTAAGCGGGCAATTCAGGTTAATATCGCAATAATGCGTGCATTTGTAAAATTAAGACAAGTTTTGTCTACCCATAAAGAATTTGCCTATAAGCTTAATGAGCTTGAACGGAAGGTTGAAAATCATGACCAGGAGATTCGTTCTATATTTGAGGCTATTCGTCAGTTAATGGCCGCTCCCCCGGAGAAACCGAAGCGGAGAATAGGATTCAGGCAGAATTAG
- the thpR gene encoding RNA 2',3'-cyclic phosphodiesterase — MRTFIAIELSDEIKETLARVESHLKYSGADIKWVDKDNIHLTLKFLGEISEEKCEEVKNALDGIAAGTRPFEISLKEIGAFPNIEFPRVIWVGLDKGAAESAGLAKRIDTASSRLGFQEETRPFAAHLTIGRVRSPKNKQALKEKFTTYNLKLTTKNQPVSSVVLFKSTLTPQGSVYTKLYEVKFCAD; from the coding sequence ATGAGAACATTTATAGCCATAGAATTGTCTGACGAAATTAAAGAAACGCTTGCCCGGGTCGAGAGCCACCTCAAATATTCCGGAGCTGACATCAAATGGGTCGATAAGGACAATATTCACCTTACGTTGAAATTCCTGGGCGAGATATCCGAAGAGAAGTGTGAGGAAGTGAAAAATGCGCTTGATGGAATCGCCGCAGGCACAAGGCCTTTCGAGATAAGCCTTAAAGAAATCGGCGCGTTTCCCAATATAGAATTCCCCCGCGTCATCTGGGTCGGACTCGATAAAGGCGCCGCGGAATCGGCAGGCCTGGCAAAGAGAATAGATACCGCGTCATCAAGACTCGGATTCCAGGAAGAGACTCGCCCCTTCGCGGCTCATCTCACCATCGGCCGCGTCCGTTCGCCGAAGAATAAGCAGGCGCTTAAAGAAAAATTTACAACTTACAACTTAAAACTTACAACTAAAAACCAGCCGGTCTCCTCAGTCGTTCTATTCAAGAGCACCCTTACTCCTCAAGGATCTGTCTACACGAAACTGTACGAGGTAAAATTCTGCGCGGACTAA